A window from Malassezia restricta chromosome I, complete sequence encodes these proteins:
- a CDS encoding PITH domain protein, translating to MQHGVRGEATPQDLATQQGINAGSNLYAYIDHERVWGVNIEPPESAKKACKPWDERQSLETWIESGVDDQMILHVPFTCPVCIESILLYPGRSDLSVRRCAAFVNRPNGIDFDDALAVLDGRLGPASTGRAQADFALLPGATDVTAYPVSVSRFSHTSSVSLLLLDSLAHTSSRMYYVGFIGKALDPRSDTLHRHDVPAETSATHKVDGVGSFLGAASTPSVR from the exons ATGCAGCATGGAGTGCGGGGCGAAGCCACGCCACAAGACCTTGCAACACAGCAAGGGATCAACGCAGGCTCGAATCTGTATGCATACATTGACCATGAACGGGTGTGGGGTGTAAATATCGAGCCGCCCGAGTCTGCCAAAAAGGCATGCAAGCCGTGGGACGAACGACAATCCCTGGAGACGTGGATTGAAAGCGGCGTGGATGACCAG ATGATCCTGCATGTGCCTTTTACTTGTCCTGTATGCATAGAGAGTATACTGCTCTATCCAGGCCGGAGTGATCTGAGCGTTCGA CGATGCGCAGCCTTTGTCAATCGTCCTAACGGCATCGATTTtgacgatgcgcttgcTGTGTTAGATGGGCGACTTGGCCCAGCATCTACCGGTCGAGCCCAAGCCGACTTTGCCCTGCTGCCCGGTGCCACGGACGTCACGGCGTACCCTGTCAGCGTATCGCGCTTTTCTCATACCAGCAGCGTGAGTCTATTGCTG CTCGACTCACTGGCTCACACATCCTCACGCATGTACTATGTGGGCTTTATTGGCAAGGCACTCGACCCCCGGTCGGATACGCTGCACcggcacgacgtgccggcAGAGACGTCGGCCACACACAAAGTGGATGGCGTCGGAAGTTTTTTGGGGGCAGCAAGCACACCGAGTGTACGGTAG
- a CDS encoding NADH dehydrogenase (ubiquinone) 1 beta subcomplex subunit 7 gives MTDHTASVAEANAARLPLGYRDSCSALLIPLNKCRRKTFYAPWECENERHTYERCQYQDFLQRQKKLQQLVAEKAAAAAAED, from the exons ATGACGGACCATACTGCTTCTGTCGCCGAAGCCAATGCTGCCCGTCTCCCTCTCGGATACCGTGACTCGTGCAGTGC GCTGTTGATCCCATTGAACAAATGCCGTCGGAAGACGTTTTACGCGCCATGGGAATGCGAAAACGAGCG CCACACATACGAGAGGTGCCAGTACCAAGA TTTCTTGCAGCGCCAAAAGAAGCTGCAACAGCTTGTCGCAGAGAAGGCggccgcagctgcagcggaAGACTAG
- a CDS encoding small subunit ribosomal protein YMR-31, with the protein MLRPTLIRAAHVHKPLIRFPDRRAPKTPHDPQPHPSAPEEVAKNFDNFRKILETGPHFDPAKLKPFSLESSQPKVGGSASSSAKADAVDTLFDLPPRFWNTPSMRMSPAEMDAVQSGGASLFD; encoded by the exons ATGCTTCGTCCTACGCTCAttcgtgctgcgcatgtACACAAACCGCTGATACGATTTCCGGACCGTCGTGCCCCCAAAA CTCCCCACGATCCCCAGCCGCATCCCAGCGCCCCCGAGGAGGTCGCGAAGAACTTTGACAACTTCCGCAAGATCCTTGAGACAGGTCCGCACTTTGATCCCGCCAAGCTCAAGCCATTCAGCCTCGAATCGAGTCAGCCGAAAGTGGGCGGCTCAGCATCTTCCAGTGCCAAGGCCGATGCTGTGGACACGCTCTTTGACCTGCCACCACGCTTCTGGAATACACCTTCGATGCGCATGTCTCCGGCCGAGATGGACGCTGTGCAG TCCGGAGGTGCCAGTTTGTTTGACTAG
- a CDS encoding syntaxin 16, with protein MPSAGSSNSNYYTPSEQPSAIGVTRSRTLFFLSIRDSIVPSGHGSGASAPLLGDNENHVYFDADKSTIPMPAELPPFWVDATEDADSLLSGMIPTLAELDRLHAQHLLPSFADKTPLKRQIEALTSGITSEFRQASQLVAKLAAQTTDAMRSQKLSKYEMTAARNAQTALATRVQQMSAMFRQKQSQYLRKLQGMEVKERGDTAMFDSVKSMQEDVALSEQLQGEQEMRLVDTDDSEAMFHERDREITQIARSIGELAQLFQDLSALVIEQGSMLDRIDYHIDSMAMNMQHSSSELNRASTYQVGAGRRSMILLLLLCIALLVAILIIRPFFR; from the coding sequence ATGCCAAGCGCTGGGTCATCGAACTCGAACTACTATACCCCGTCAGAGCAGCCGAGTGCTATAGGAGTCACCAGATCACGTacgctcttcttcctctcGATTCGTGACTCGATCGTGCCCAGCGGACATGGCAGCGGAGCCAGTGCACCCCTTCTAGGAGACAATGAGAATCACGTCTACTTTGACGCGGACAAGAGCACTATACCCATGCCTGCAGAGCTTCCTCCTTTCTGGGTCGATGCCACAGAGGATGCTGACTCTCTCTTGTCTGGCATGATACCCACATTGGCAGAACTGGATCGTTTGCACGCTCAACACCTCTTGCCCAGCTTCGCCGACAAGACACCTCTCAAGCGCcagatcgaggcgctcacgagcgGCATTACCAGCGAGTTTCGCCAAGCGTCACAGCTCGTGGCTAAACTTGCGGCGCAGACGACAGACGCGATGCGCTCTCAAAAACTTTCCAAATACGAAATGACCGCCGCACGCAATGCTCAAACGGCCCTAGCTACGCGCGTGCAGCAAATGTCAGCTATGTTTCGCCAAAAACAGTCACAGTATTTGCGCAAGCTACAGGGCATGGAAGTCAAGGAACGTGGTGACACTGCCATGTTTGATAGCGTAAAGAGCATGCAGGAAGACGTGGCCTTATCGGAGCAGTTGCAAGGCGAGCAGGAGATGCGTCTCGTCGACACAGACGACAGCGAAGCCATGTTCCACGAACGTGATCGCGAAATCACACAGATCGCGCGCTCTATTGGTGAACTGGCACAGCTATTCCAGGACCTGTCTGCTCTCGTGATTGAACAAGGCTCGATGCTGGATCGCATCGACTACCATATTGACTCCATGGCCATGAACATGCAGCACTCGTCCTCGGAGCTAAATAGGGCGTCCACTTACCAGGTGGGCGCAGGGCGACGGTCCATGATCCTGCTACTTCTACTATGCATTGCCCTGCTGGTCGCCATCCTGATCATCCGCCCCTTTTTCCGGTAA
- a CDS encoding protein NAR1, with product MAFSGALTLTDLNDYLGPSQACIKPVEAPQSASGAPESTISMEDGVYVEAPVGAPRARTQLETAQISLNDCLACSGCVTSAETVLIGVQSLDEVRKELQRKDDRIFVASISSQTMASLQARMALPMHAVWDRVTRSLRSIGFDVVQDMALARHMSLMETVREFRTRYQARWHGTKDAPKLPMLASACPGWVCYAEKAHAELLPYVATTKSPQQLAGLLAKRVWGPQCRGRDMSDENAQYVYHVAVMPCYDKKLEAARQEPGQASKEVDCVLTTGELYDLTIDVDVSAKAEQTSLTWPPEPGSSSGGYLFAVLLDAYVSWTQAHPDTQPLVELRTIRSSDYTEYTLRAPDGTVIFKGATCYGFRNIQNLVRKVQRETGAKSSRGRGRMRSMVTADQQHPYDYVEVMACPGGCVNGGGQLRPPEDWAHAIETEAQNSTVQGWQGTDRRWVQHVEDAYWNDENRKVSVESASALLEDAARGSLRSWLNTWDERASDMVRRFPHGDLHTTFHAVASSTDGLSVQW from the coding sequence ATGGCGTTCTCAGGCGCGCTCACATTGACAGACCTGAACGACTATCTAGGTCCGTCTCAAGCATGCATCAAGCCTGTAGAAGCGCCACAGAGTGCAAGTGGTGCGCCTGAGTCGACGATTTCCATGGAGGATGGTGTTTATGTCGAAGCACCCGTTGGCGCACctcgcgcgcgcacgcagctggAAACGGCGCAGATCTCGTTGAATGACTGTCTTGCGTGTAGCGGCTGCGTCACAAGTGCAGAAACTGTCTTGATTGGTGTGCAAAGCCTGGATGAGGTACGCAAGGAGCTGCAACGAAAAGATGACCGCATTTTCGTGGCTAGCATTAGCTCACAGACCATGGCATCACTTCAAGCACGCATGGCGCTACCGATGCACGCCGTGTGGGATCGTGTGACGCGCTCTCTGCGCTCTATCGGCTTCGATGTTGTCCAGGATATGGCATTGGCTCGTCACATGTCGCTCATGGAAACGGTGCGTGAATTTCGCACACGATACCAAGCACGCTGGCACGGCACCAAAGATGCACCGAAGCTTCCGATGCTCGCTAGCGCATGCCCCGGATGGGTATGCTATGCTGAAAAAGCACATGCTGAGCTGCTCCCGTACGTGGCTACCACGAAATCGCctcagcagctcgccgGATTGTTGGCCAAGCGCGTCTGGGGTCCGCAATGCCGCGGACGCGATATGTCTGACGAAAACGCCCAATATGTATACCATGTGGCTGTGATGCCATGCTATGACAAAAAGCTCGAAGCTGCAAGGCAGGAACCAGGGCAGGCGTCCAAGGAGGTCGATTGTGTGTTAACGACAGGCGAACTGTACGACCTCACGATCGATGTAGATGTGAGTGCAAAGGCAGAACAGACATCGTTGACATGGCCACCTGAACCAGGCTCCAGCAGCGGTGGCTACCTGTTCGCTGTACTGCTAGACGCCTACGTGTCGTGGACCCAGGCACATCCCGATACCCAGCCACTTGTGGAGCTCCGTACGATACGATCATCCGATTATACCGAGTacacgctgcgcgcgccgGACGGCACGGTGATTTTCAAAGGCGCCACCTGCTACGGCTTCCGCAACATTCAGAATTTGGTCCGCAAGGTGCAGCGCGAAACAGGCGCCAAAAGCTCGCGCGGTCGCGGACggatgcgcagcatggtGACGGCTGATCAGCAACATCCCTACGACTATGTTGAGGTGATGGCATGCCCAGGTGGGTGTGTCAATGGCGGCGGCCAGCTAAGACCACCTGAAGATTGGGCCCATGCCATCGAGACGGAGGCGCAAAACAGCACAGTTCAGGGCTGGCAAGGTACGGATCGTCGCTGGGTACAGCACGTGGAAGATGCCTACTGGAACGACGAAAACCGGAAGGTATCCGTAGAGTCGGCATCCGCGTTGCTGgaggacgcggcgcgtggctcgtTGCGTTCGTGGCTCAATACATGGGATGAGCGGGCGTCGGATATGGTGCGGCGGTTCCCGCATGGCGATTTGCACACAACGTTTCATGCAGTGGCTTCAAGTACCGATGGACTCAGTGTACAATGGTGA
- a CDS encoding U3 small nucleolar ribonucleoprotein IMP3: MRQLKFHERKLLKKHDFLQWRNEHNIREIQVMRRYHIQDRDDYHKYNVLVGKTRQLALRLSTLPATDSFRAQHESMLLNKLYDMGLLDTGAKMSDIMERLNVSAFCRRRLPVVMVRLHMSESVSQAVKYVEQGHVRVGPDTINDPAFLVTRSMEDFVTWVDTSKIRRAIANYNDELDDFDLL; encoded by the coding sequence ATGCGTCAGCTCAAGTTTCACGAGCGAaagctgctcaagaagcaCGACTTTTTGCAATGGCGCAATGAACACAACATTCGTGAGATCCAGGTCATGCGAAGATACCATATTCAAGATCGCGACGACTATCACAAATACAACGTACTTGTCGGGAAAACACGGCAATTGGCGCTGCGTCTCTCGACGCTGCCCGCCACGGATTCCTTCCGCGCTCAGCATGAATCCATGCTGCTGAACAAGCTGTATGATATGGGCTTGCTCGATACGGGCGCAAAAATGAGTGACATCATGGAACGCCTGAATGTCAGCGCTTTTTGTCGACGACGTCTGCCTGTGGTCATGGTGCGCCTTCATATGAGTGAGAGTGTGTCGCAAGCCGTCAAATACGTCGAACAAGGCCATGTACGCGTGGGACCTGACACGATCAATGATCCTGCTTTCCTCGTGACTCGATCAATGGAGGACTTTGTAACGTGGGTGGATACGTCCAAGATTCGGCGTGCGATTGCGAACTACaacgacgagctcgacgacTTCGATTTGCTATGA
- a CDS encoding intermediate cleaving peptidase 55 — protein MMRTWRYALRRGVRTLSSASRPPACGQPLPHTHPHLFPIDFRMGTNPVDGGGVAFDHLTPGIPATEYENRRRALMDRLPPNSVVVLMGGRIKYMSRNIFYKFRQESNFWYLTGMQEPDAALVLEKTGHGERGYKMTMFVEPRQAHKEVWDGPSCGMDGATRIFGADEALPNDPAIMLQFFKTAVANADQLYVDLPAQVSTPRISQRTPRFSIHEFLAPSSPSGYDLFVRKTDFDNVVKLFSDRRNTHSLQREMDVLRSRKSKNELQVMRHAGAISGQAMSKVMRAVHPGMQEAEAQALFEYECARRGAERQAYVPVFASGRHGLMIHYVRNDGVMGEHDVMSVDAGCEFRGYASDITRTMPTSSDGRFTSAQRDLYEALLRTLKGCTALATSRQGYTLAGLHRRSVEMLSAELRDLGFHLSFGSLERILYPHYIGHWLGIDLHDTSTVERATRLEEGMVLTIEPGLYVPDDPMYPEAFRGLGMRVEDDVAVGYDDNIILSADAPKEVADIEAVCGNRI, from the coding sequence ATGATGCGTACTTGGCGATATGCGCTGAGGCGTGGTGTGCGTACGCTGTCTAGCGCGAGTCGGCCTCCGGCATGTGGACAGCCACTGCCTCATACGCACCCACATCTTTTTCCTATTGACTTTCGCATGGGCACGAACCCCGTTGATGGCGGTGGTGTCGCGTTCGACCATCTCACACCGGGCATCCCAGCGACTGAGTATGAGAAtcggcgtcgcgctctGATGGACCGCTTGCCACCTAATTCGGTGGTCGTGCTGATGGGCGGACGCATAAAGTACATGTCACGCAATATCTTTTACAAGTTCCGTCAAGAATCCAACTTTTGGTACCTCACTGGTATGCAAGAACCCGATGCGGCCTTGGTGCTGGAGAAAACCGGGCACGGCGAGCGTGGGTATAAAATGACGATGTTTGTCGAGCCGCGCCAGGCACATAAAGAGGTGTGGGATGGCCCCAGCTGTGGCATGGACGGGGCCACCCGCATTTTTGGCGCGGATGAGGCGCTGCCAAACGATCCTGCCATAATGCTTCAATTCTTCAAAACGGCTGTCGCAAATGCTGATCAGCTCTATGTGGATTTGCCGGCTCAAGTGTCTACACCGCGCATCAGCCAGAGAACGCCTCGATTTAGTATCCATGAGTTTCTGGCGCCTTCGTCGCCTTCGGGCTACGATCTGTTTGTTCGCAAAACCGATTTTGACAACGTGGTCAAGCTCTTCAGCGACAGGCGAAATACCCACTCTCTTCAGCGCGAAATGGATGTTCTTCGCAGTCGGAAAAGTAAAAACGAGCTGCAGGTGATGCGACACGCCGGCGCCATTAGCGGCCAGGCCATGTCCAAAGTGATGCGTGCGGTCCATCCGGGCATGCAAGAAGCTGAAGCCCAGGCGCTGTTCGAGTATGAatgcgcgcgccgcggtgccgagcgccaGGCCTATGTCCCTGTGTTTGCTTCTGGCCGACATGGACTCATGATTCACTATGTGCGCAACGATGGCGTCATGGGCGAGCATGATGTCATGTCGGTGGATGCAGGGTGCGAATTTCGTGGCTATGCGTCAGACATTACACGAACGATGCCGACGTCTAGCGACGGTCGATTTACGTCAGCGCAGCGTGACCtgtacgaggcgctgctgcgtaCGCTCAAGGgctgcacggcgctcgccacATCGAGGCAAGGTTATACCCTAGCAGGCCTTCATCGTCGCAGTGTCGAGATGCTCAGCGCAGAGCTGCGTGACTTGGGCTTCCATTTGAGCTTTGGATCGCTCGAGCGTATCCTCTATCCGCATTACATCGGGCACTGGCTCGGCATTGATTTGCACGACACGAGCACAGTCGAGCGAGCTACACGACTTGAGGAAGGTATGGTGCTTACTATCGAACCGGGCTTGTACGTGCCTGATGATCCCATGTACCCGGAGGCATTCCGAGGCCTCGGTATGCGAGTGGAAGACGACGTGGCCGTGGGGTATGATGACAATATCATCCTTAGTGCAGATGCACCAAAGGAAGTGGCAGACATAGAAGCGGTATGTGGAAACCGCATATAG
- a CDS encoding kinesin family member 20, with translation MAAVEPRAMQTPKKLRSPLKSSVHTQNSMAGTRTPSTSSLARSTEQGVSNEPIQTFLRIRPPLSEPDNESCIDVLSDTQVVMHVPSDTQLSKSRSRSTTAAPIKYTFSRVFAPLPHGTQNHAQAQQDFFTATTLPLVEDVLAGKNSLVFTYGVTNSGKTYTVQGPHRRGEAGILPRAIDVIFNSIAGRECTKAVRPVGLTGVHPGISDPSQSLLASRSRTKLKTNHRTMMTPTSARDAEGAVDMDPTSVEVNPDYRYSVWVSYVEVYNEKLYDLLESPTQSLLTRPDRSDNESTTPAPTRRPLLLKSEAESGGKFVSGLKEIKVSSILEARELIRCGMENRSVFGTMANRSSSRSHSVFTIKILREHTGVDVPLNDVAGLSRKYSVSRLSIVDLAGSERISNTDISSGPRLKEAGSINKSLMCLGQCLETMRKNQTRAGISPSIPDRLSSSSGLHDAQRKRRQSIVPFRHSKLTELFQSFFMGDGKVRMIVNLNPTGTGFEENANVMRFSAMAKEVGIHVTSSAAPASDVSSSFVHDTSVVEMSHVSDDEDDDEEQDEFVNMLLAENQRLRLQCERAESACRIVEETVRSEMGQHLAATLQKMQRYYEHQLQAEIDASDAFMDRKIDLFTRLTQAVHDEPVSANSNVTTEDNIMIPPNRILSESRNHINYTSEPSTDSTAQRTSPRPKHAPTRTSISAEESQDAVYLSEPSSPSKRYRKLCQKTAIHTDEMDMIAQDLNA, from the coding sequence ATGGCTGCTGTGGAACcgcgcgcgatgcagaCGCCCAAAAAGCTTAGATCACCGCTAAAATCTTCTGTGCATACACAGAATTCCATGGCGGGAacacgcacgcccagcacctCCAGTCTGGCGCGATCTACCGAGCAAGGCGTATCGAACGAGCCGATTCAAACCTTTCTGCGCATCCGACCACCCCTGTCTGAGCCTGACAATGAATCGTGTATCGATGTCCTTTCAGATACACAGGTCGTGATGCATGTGCCTTCAGATACCCAATTGTCGAAATCccgctcacgcagcacgaCTGCTGCGCCCATCAAGTACACATTTTCTCGCGTATTCGCGCCTTTACCGCACGGAACCCAGAATCATGCTCAGGCGCAGCAAGACTTTTTTACCGCCACTACGCTGCCTTTAGTTGAAGACGTACTAGCAGGGAAAAACAGTCTCGTATTTACGTACGGGGTCACGAACTCCGGTAAGACGTACACGGTCCAGGGTCCTCATCGTCGTGGCGAAGCTGGGATTTTGCCTCGCGCTATTGATGTCATCTTCAACAGTATTGCAGGCCGTGAATGTACCAAAGCTGTCCGGCCAGTAGGGCTCACCGGCGTACATCCAGGCATCTCCGATCCAAGTCAAAGTTTACTCGCGAGTCGCTCTCGGACAAAGTTGAAGACAAACCATCGCACCATGATGACTCCGACCTCTGCAAGAGACGCTGAAGGAGCCGTGGATATGGACCCGACTAGTGTCGAAGTAAACCCAGACTATCGCTACAGCGTGTGGGTCAGCTACGTGGAAGTGTATAATGAGAAACTGTATGATTTGCTCGAGTCGCCGACCCAGTCGCTGCTAACGCGGCCTGATCGAAGCGATAATGAGTCCACAACGCCAGCACCTACGCGTCGACCCCTGCTATTGAAAAGTGAAGCGGAAAGTGGTGGTAAATTCGTGAGTGGGCTCAAAGAAATCAAGGTATCATCTATCCTCGAAGCCCGCGAACTCATCCGCTGCGGCATGGAAAATCGCTCTGTCTTTGGTACTATGGCGAATCGCTCAAGCTCGCGCTCGCATAGTGTGTTTACGATCAAAATCCTGCGAGAACATACTGGAGTGGATGTGCCTTTGAACGACGTAGCAGGTCTGTCGCGCAAGTATTCTGTGTCACGCCTGAGTATCGTCGACTTGGCAggcagcgagcgcatctCTAACACAGATATCTCGTCAGGGCCACGTCTAAAGGAAGCTGGGAGCATCAACAAGAGCCTTATGTGCCTCGGACAATGTCTGGAAACCATGCGCAAAAACCAAACTCGAGCCGGCATCAGTCCATCCATCCCAGACAGACTGTCCTCCAGCTCTGGGCTTCATGATGCGCAGCGGAAACGCCGTCAAAGCATCGTACCATTTCGTCACTCCAAGCTTACGGAATTGTTCCAATCTTTCTTTATGGGAGATGGTAAAGTTCGTATGATTGTGAATCTCAATCCCACTGGCACTGGCTTCGAAGAGAACGCGAATGTGATGCGATTTAGTGCCATGGCGAAGGAAGTGGGCATTCATGTCACATCATCAGCCGCTCCAGCGTCCGATGTATCGTCCTCTTTCGTCCACGACACGAGCGTTGTAGAAATGTCACATGtcagcgacgacgaagatgacgacgaagaacAAGATGAATTTGTCAACATGCTCTTGGCAGAGAaccagcgcctgcgcctgcagTGCGAACGTGCCGAAAGCGCGTGCCGGATCGTCGAAGAGACTGTCCGCAGCGAAATGGGACAACATCTTGCTGCTACTCTGCAAAAAATGCAGCGATATTATGAGCATCAACTTCAGGCGGAAATAGATGCCAGCGATGCCTTTATGGACCGCAAAATCGACCTGTTTACCCGCCTAACACAAGCTGTCCATGATGAGCCTGTATCAGCCAATTCCAACGTCACGACAGAAGATAACATCATGATACCCCCGAACCGCATTTTATCCGAGTCCCGCAATCACATCAACTATACATCTGAGCCGAGTACTGATTCAACGGCTCAGCGCACATCTCCCAGGCCCAAACATGCACCCACAAGAACATCTATATCGGCTGAGGAATCGCAAGATGCTGTCTACCTATCAGAACCATCTAGCCCATCAAAGCGGTACCGGAAACTTTGTCAGAAAACTGCCATTCACACTGATGAAATGGACATGATCGCTCAGGATCTTAATGCATAG